The genomic DNA TACACCCCCCCGGTAAGCGCGCGCACATCGCCGCTCGGTCTGCGAGCACCGCCGTCGTAAGACCGATGCTCGGAGGGAGTTAACGGCGATGCGAGCATACCGCCGAGCTTCCCCCTGGACACACCgcgcagcaccaccaccatggacacaccacacaccaccaccaaatTAAGACATATCCCGTAGAGTACTGTATCGCTCTGCTGTAACACCGCCCGGGGGAAGGCGCCTAGGGGATCGTTTGTTGCCCGCGTATGTTGCCTTGCAGAAATTGTTGACCTTCTTTTCTCACCACTTTTCCCAACCCCTCCCCCGTGTCATTCTCATCTTTGCATCTCACCTTACCCTCGAACTCTtcgtcatcagcatcagcagcagcatcacgaGCAAGAGGGTACGATCAAGACAGGGGGCGGGAAAACCGCGCAACATTTTCGGCCCCCTCGTCTCATTTGATGCGGAACGAAGCTCGTGATCGACTAGAAATCAAAGAGCGCCTTGTCCAAACGCGAACGCGGCGTACGGGCTCTGTGCATCGCAGCCCAACGACACCGGCCAGCAACTCAGTGAGGCAGTCAGCCAGCATCGGATCCGACGATCATACGCCAGCCGCCCTCGCTTCCGATCCGCCGCTCGCGACACACATCCGCAGAGAGCGGATCCGATGATCCCCGTCCCTCCATTATGGCATCACCTATCGTTCCCCTTCTCCGGGTTCTCCCACACTGgttccccccctcccgccttTCTTTCCTAGGAGGGGCTTATACCATCCGGTCCACCAACCCTTTCCGGGTTCCCACACCCACCGTCGTGTTCGTCGGTGCCTTGCCGAGCGGCGAGTGGGATAGGCAGGAAGGGGAGGGTGTCATCAAGGGAGTTCCCGCCCCCAGACTCTCGGCATCCCGTTCATTTTCCTCGCCGGACCTCGCTACTGGGGCCCGGCAcccatcgtcggcaccgAGCTTCGCTTCATGGCCCCGCTCACCGACACCGGCCCATCGGCACTCCTGCTCTCATCTCACGCCTTCCGGTCTGCGTCTTCGCATACGAGCTCCGGCCACCCCGTCTGCTTGTTGATGACCATAGCCTCGAGCCCTACGGGCTGTCACACCACAAAGCTCACTCCCACTTCGCACGGGCGATACCCTCTCACCGTAAAACGTCAGAAAGAGCCTACAGTACCAAAGTCCGAGTGGACCCATGTTACCTCACTTGACCGGCTTGTCAAGCCGCTCATGCCCGCTCACATTGTTGGTGTGTTCAGGACCAGGCTTTCACTCATTTTCACGCATGTCAGTCGGCATCATCGAAAACGGCACTGTCTTGTTGCATTCTGTCTGTCCCTGGCATATGCCAAGAATCGCTGAAATTATACCAGCTGAGTGCAAGCCGCACATCGTCTGACCGTGGCTAACGAGTGTATCTAGCGCAGCTTTACCCAGAACGAAACCGCTGCTTGTCGGTGACCGACTCTTGCCGGAGCAAGGCAGCGCAGCTTTCAACCATAAAACGCCATCCCTCCCATATGCTCATCACAATTATCCCTTTTCACAGGCTCGTCAATGTGGTCGTGGGCAGTAGTCCTAGCTTCATGAACCTCACAGATGAGactccttctccttcctcAGCATAGAAGGGCCCTTGTGCTCTTGCGAGCACGTGGCGCAGAGGTGACGCCCAGGGTCGGAGAAGCAAGCAGGGTCATAGATGCGCTGCTTGATATACGTCGTGAGCGCGACGTCACCCCACTCCTCCCACTCTGCCCACAGGGAATCGGGCAGCTCCgagacgccgtcgcgacgagccgccTTCATCACCTCTCGCGCCACGACAATGCTTGCGTCACGCACACGCTCGATTCTGGGGTAGATGAGGCCCTTGTGGATCTCGTCCGCATTGAGGGTGCCTGAAAGAGCTTCTGCAGACATGTAGACCATGTCGTCGGTGACGCGCGAGGCTTTGGAAAGGATGGCACCCAGACCCAGACCAGGGAACACATAGACGTTGTTGCCCTGGTTAGGGTGGTATGTGACCGATCCAGCCTCTCCACCAACCTTCAAGCTGAAGGACTGGAATGGGGAGCCCGAGGCGAAGATGACAGTACCGTCAGTCCATTGCACGGCCTGCTCAAACGTGCACTCAGCCTTGGTCAAAGGATTACTGAGCGGGAACAGGATAGGACGGCGacccatgccgccggcgtccaCGGAAGCCTTCAGAGCGCGCACCACTGATTCGGTGAAGACGCCAAAGGTGGCGGTCAAGCCAACTAGCGCGCTGGGCTTGACGTACTCGATGACCTCTTCCAGGGTGCGGAACTGATGGCCGTTGTTGTCGTGGCGAGCGAAATACTTCTTGTGCTCAGCAAGCTTGTCACCACGGTCCTTAGTGACAAGACCCTTGGTGTCGACAAGCCAGAACTTGTCGCGAGCCTCAGCTTCTGAGAGACCCCTACGAGTGTAGTATTCAACGAGCTGCTTGGCCACGCCAACGCCGGCTGAGCCGGCACCCATGAAGACCAGACGCTGCTCCTCCAGGGGAACACCGGATAGGTTCACAGCGCCAATATAACTATAGTCATGTCAGTAAATAAAGGGAAAGGCCTGGCACCCGTGACTTGAATCGTTCAAGTGAACTTACCCGCCTAGGACGACAGCGCCAGTACCTTGGATATCGTCATTGAAGCACCTGTGGGTGTTTCTGTAACGGTCCAAGTAGTTGAAGGCTTTCTCGCTCTCGAAATCCTCAAACTGGACAACCATTTCGGGATAGACGTCCTTGACTGCCTCCATGAACTCGTCCATGAACGCCTGCTGGTCGGCCTTGGAGACGCGCTTTTGGCGTAGACCAAGATACAGAGGGTCCTGCAGATTCGTTTCGTTGTCCGTGCCGCAGTCCAGAACAATGGGCAGTGTCTTCTCCGGGTGGAtaccagcggcagcggtatACAGAGACAGCTTACCGATCTACACAGCACTGTCAGCCACGCAACGTTCCGTCGACGTATCGCATCTCTTGGCCACGGCTAGGGGGGGCAACGGGGGTAACGGATGGTGCGCAATTAACTTACCGAAATAccgacgccgttgacgcccAAGTCTCCCAGACCTAAGATACGGGAACCGTCCGTGACAACGCAGATCTCAGGGTTGGGGCAAGGCCAATTCCTGAGCATCGTGCGAATCGACTTGCGCTGCTTAATGGAGATATACAGGGCCTCGGGGCGCGTGTACAAGGTCGAATATTGCAGGCAGACGTCGCCAATCGTCGGGGTATAGACCAGGGGCATGAGTTCGCGAATATTGTCCATGAGCAGGCGATAAAAGAGGTCGGTATTCTGGGCCTTAACCGACGACAGGTAGAGATACTTGTCGATGTTGGTCTGGCGCGTCTCGATCATCTTCATCGCCCTGGCGCACTGCTGCGTCAGGCTCTCCATGGCGTGCGGCAACAGACCGGTGAGGTTCTTGGCAATACGCTCGTCGGGGCTAAATGACAGGCCTTAACGCGGTACGAATCGGATGACAAGTCAGCTTGAGGACGAACGATACGCGGCGAGGGATCTGGCCGAC from Purpureocillium takamizusanense chromosome 4, complete sequence includes the following:
- a CDS encoding Malate dehydrogenase (oxaloacetate-decarboxylating) (NADP(+)) (EggNog:ENOG503NWPS~COG:C), translating into MESLTQQCARAMKMIETRQTNIDKYLYLSSVKAQNTDLFYRLLMDNIRELMPLVYTPTIGDVCLQYSTLYTRPEALYISIKQRKSIRTMLRNWPCPNPEICVVTDGSRILGLGDLGVNGVGISIGKLSLYTAAAGIHPEKTLPIVLDCGTDNETNLQDPLYLGLRQKRVSKADQQAFMDEFMEAVKDVYPEMVVQFEDFESEKAFNYLDRYRNTHRCFNDDIQGTGAVVLGGYIGAVNLSGVPLEEQRLVFMGAGSAGVGVAKQLVEYYTRRGLSEAEARDKFWLVDTKGLVTKDRGDKLAEHKKYFARHDNNGHQFRTLEEVIEYVKPSALVGLTATFGVFTESVVRALKASVDAGGMGRRPILFPLSNPLTKAECTFEQAVQWTDGTVIFASGSPFQSFSLKVGGEAGSVTYHPNQGNNVYVFPGLGLGAILSKASRVTDDMVYMSAEALSGTLNADEIHKGLIYPRIERVRDASIVVAREVMKAARRDGVSELPDSLWAEWEEWGDVALTTYIKQRIYDPACFSDPGRHLCATCSQEHKGPSMLRKEKESHL
- a CDS encoding Malate dehydrogenase (oxaloacetate-decarboxylating) (NADP(+)) (EggNog:ENOG503NWPS~COG:C), yielding MQRHALAMWTGPPLRRGPSPSVLINGRSRRRLLAAAAGEQQQHQGPSFVPSASRLSAARGPALHQHQHHHQSALPSASSATRPALPAPVPGSFLPNTAMSMASYSYTVDSSDNSSTPRSSSPSSSVYSGRSSRTSLSNKRLSLSGRRRLTDFNPMASVDVVAIQEAMRLTALDQHRGYAQDHFQEVQQHRDTEYLSHTQAAGYQVIREPLWNKGLSFSPDERIAKNLTGLLPHAMESLTQQCARAMKMIETRQTNIDKYLYLSSVKAQNTDLFYRLLMDNIRELMPLVYTPTIGDVCLQYSTLYTRPEALYISIKQRKSIRTMLRNWPCPNPEICVVTDGSRILGLGDLGVNGVGISIGKLSLYTAAAGIHPEKTLPIVLDCGTDNETNLQDPLYLGLRQKRVSKADQQAFMDEFMEAVKDVYPEMVVQFEDFESEKAFNYLDRYRNTHRCFNDDIQGTGAVVLGGYIGAVNLSGVPLEEQRLVFMGAGSAGVGVAKQLVEYYTRRGLSEAEARDKFWLVDTKGLVTKDRGDKLAEHKKYFARHDNNGHQFRTLEEVIEYVKPSALVGLTATFGVFTESVVRALKASVDAGGMGRRPILFPLSNPLTKAECTFEQAVQWTDGTVIFASGSPFQSFSLKVGGEAGSVTYHPNQGNNVYVFPGLGLGAILSKASRVTDDMVYMSAEALSGTLNADEIHKGLIYPRIERVRDASIVVAREVMKAARRDGVSELPDSLWAEWEEWGDVALTTYIKQRIYDPACFSDPGRHLCATCSQEHKGPSMLRKEKESHL